From the Deinococcus aestuarii genome, the window GCAGCCCGAACTGGGCCGACTGGGGCAGCGGCTCACCACCTCCATCTTCAACGCCTCGGGGATCGACCAAAGGCACAGCGTCGTGCGGGACTTCCTGGGCCCGGCGGGTGACCCCCCGGGCCTCTTCTACGACCCCGGCACGGGCCGGATGCTCACGCCCGGCACGGGGGCGCGCAACGACTTCTACGTGCCCCACGCCACCGAGCTGTTCGTGCGGGCGGCCAGAACGGCGCTGGAGGCCGCCCCCCACCTGGGCGCGGCCGACATCACGCACGTCGTCACGGTGTCCTGCACGGGTTTTTTCGCCCCGGGCCCCGACTACGCCCTCGTGCGGGCGCTGGGGCTGCCCGCCTCCACGCACCGCTTTCACGTGGGCTTCATGGGGTGTTACGCGGCCTTTCCCGCCCTGAAGATGGCCCAGGCCTTTTGCGAGGCAGACCCGGGGGCGACCGTGCTGGTGGTCTGCGCGGAGCTGTGCACCATCCACATGCACTCGGCCGACGACCCCGACACGTTGATCGCCAACTCGGTGTTCGCGGACGGGGCGGCCGCCGCGCTGGTGAGCGCCCGGCCGCCCGTGCCCGGCACGCCCGCGCTGCGTCTCGACCGTTTCGAGACCACCCTCACGCCCCCCGGCGTGGGCGAGGCCGACATGGCGTGGACGGTGGGCGACCAGGGCTACGACATGGTGCTAAGCACCTACGTCCCCGACATCATCGAGTCTCACATCGGGGGGGCCCTCGCGCCGCTGCTGGGGCAGCCCGAGGGGCCGGGGGACGCCGCGCACCGGGGCGTCGAGCGCTGG encodes:
- a CDS encoding type III polyketide synthase, which translates into the protein MPVYLHAIASAVPETAYPQSVIRDVIGSQPELGRLGQRLTTSIFNASGIDQRHSVVRDFLGPAGDPPGLFYDPGTGRMLTPGTGARNDFYVPHATELFVRAARTALEAAPHLGAADITHVVTVSCTGFFAPGPDYALVRALGLPASTHRFHVGFMGCYAAFPALKMAQAFCEADPGATVLVVCAELCTIHMHSADDPDTLIANSVFADGAAAALVSARPPVPGTPALRLDRFETTLTPPGVGEADMAWTVGDQGYDMVLSTYVPDIIESHIGGALAPLLGQPEGPGDAAHRGVERWAVHPGGRSILDRVQGALALSDEQMRPSREVLRRYGNMSSATVLFILEDLLRGAGDEERVCAMAFGPGLTVESALMTRLCGLD